One window from the genome of Pandoraea fibrosis encodes:
- a CDS encoding DUF2523 family protein, with translation MPLFAIIASVLNTALGFMFRASVVKWATFFALWYVVSEFVVALKSSNLFPQVSKLNEVFSGIPTGVWYWLDLFAVSQGAPMIVSAMAARFLIRRLPIIG, from the coding sequence ATGCCACTGTTTGCCATTATCGCGAGCGTTCTTAACACCGCGTTGGGCTTTATGTTCCGCGCGTCGGTGGTCAAGTGGGCGACATTCTTTGCGCTCTGGTATGTCGTCAGCGAATTTGTCGTCGCCCTCAAATCGAGCAACCTCTTCCCGCAGGTGTCCAAGCTTAACGAGGTGTTTTCGGGCATCCCTACCGGGGTTTGGTATTGGCTCGACCTGTTTGCCGTCTCACAAGGTGCACCGATGATCGTCAGCGCCATGGCAGCACGCTTTCTCATCCGGCGTTTGCCGATCATTGGGTAA
- a CDS encoding zonular occludens toxin domain-containing protein has protein sequence MAINAYTGLMGSGKSYEVVSSVIVPAVLSGRRVVTNVDGINADAIHAYCTDVKKADPTTLGALIPISNADVLKAGFFPDETRPDLDSIVKAGDLVAIDEAWEFWSVSHKISPEHMRFFRMHRHYVHPETGVSCDVALMIQSITDLHRQLRSVIEVTFVTKKLKELGLGNRYRVEMFGGGRITKAARLGTTTTTYDKAIFPLYQSYAGGKGKERAIDSRQNMLRNPKLWMTAVLFVGCWTGVGVLLWRFFHPELATESSPTKVESDGSLPAPTNVRSDLVPRAPTLSDRWRVVGQYSVTGKRYVVLSDNAGRLRIEPSSAFRNRGLAIIGEVDGQQVTAWSGQKPASRFFGESR, from the coding sequence ATGGCAATCAACGCTTACACAGGCTTGATGGGATCGGGCAAGAGCTATGAGGTCGTTAGCAGCGTCATCGTGCCAGCGGTTTTGTCTGGCAGACGTGTGGTGACCAATGTCGACGGCATCAACGCGGACGCTATTCACGCTTACTGCACGGACGTGAAGAAAGCAGACCCGACAACGCTTGGCGCGCTGATTCCTATTTCAAACGCAGACGTTCTCAAGGCAGGCTTCTTTCCCGACGAAACGAGGCCGGACCTCGACTCAATCGTCAAAGCAGGCGATCTAGTGGCGATCGATGAGGCGTGGGAGTTCTGGTCCGTCTCGCACAAAATCAGCCCCGAGCACATGCGCTTCTTCCGGATGCATCGACACTATGTGCATCCGGAAACTGGCGTTTCGTGCGATGTCGCGTTGATGATCCAGTCGATCACGGATCTCCACCGGCAGTTACGCTCGGTGATCGAAGTCACGTTCGTCACGAAGAAGCTCAAGGAATTGGGGCTAGGCAATCGCTATCGCGTCGAGATGTTCGGCGGCGGGCGGATCACCAAGGCAGCACGACTGGGGACCACGACCACAACATACGACAAAGCCATTTTTCCGCTGTATCAGTCGTATGCGGGCGGCAAAGGGAAAGAGCGCGCCATCGATTCCCGGCAAAACATGCTGCGCAATCCCAAGCTGTGGATGACCGCCGTACTTTTCGTGGGCTGCTGGACCGGCGTTGGGGTTCTCCTCTGGCGATTCTTTCATCCCGAACTGGCCACGGAGTCGTCGCCTACTAAGGTGGAATCGGACGGAAGTCTGCCCGCTCCCACCAATGTGCGATCCGATCTTGTGCCCCGCGCTCCGACGCTTAGCGATAGATGGCGCGTCGTGGGGCAATACTCGGTCACAGGAAAGCGCTATGTCGTGCTGAGCGATAACGCTGGGCGCTTACGCATCGAGCCCTCATCAGCATTTCGCAATCGTGGCCTCGCGATCATCGGTGAGGTCGACGGTCAACAGGTCACTGCATGGTCGGGGCAAAAGCCCGCTTCTCG